Below is a genomic region from Erigeron canadensis isolate Cc75 chromosome 7, C_canadensis_v1, whole genome shotgun sequence.
GATTTGCTTCGTTCGACTCTCGAATTGCCTCCTTATGTCTTGTAACTTCACTAGCCTTCATGTTGAGTTGATTGATGCCATTCACCCTTACTCACATCTTCCATGAAACTGCATTTATATCAaatccattaagtaccaatagttccggataATTAACTcatttatacattaaaatgtGGCCTTGTGATAGGGGAATTTATCTCAAAATGAAAGCTCATCAAAGACCTAAtcaaaaaatgacaattttcaTATTTTCACTATTTATCAACATAGACATAAGTATATTTATGATTACATACGTATACAATAGATTCCAACCACTCATTTGAAACTCTAACAAAAAGCTCCAACGGACTACTTTAAGGGTCAGATTTAACCCACTGAAACATACCCGTTTTAAGTAAGTCTTATGCCTTTTGAAAGGCCTAATCACATGCTATCATTAcctatttttagattttaccGAAACAATATACACAAGAAGTTATAGCCACTTAAAAACCGCAAAAAATACATTTCGTTAAGACTAGATCTGGTCTTACTTACTTATTctaactttttcttatttttgggGGGTTTGTTGCGGTAAGACCCGATCGGAAAATGACAATTCATGATGAGAAATATTATAGAATTctagtttctttattttgaaCTCTTTGGTTTTcttcatatttaatttaatttattaatagttTCGGTTTTTTTGTTATGAATCTTATCTATAAATTAGGATGTAAGTTATGTTAGAAAATAAGTTTTTGATCATTATATGAATTTCGTTTTTCCTCCCTATCACAATTGTGTGTTGGTGTGTGTGAATTTTTCAAGTTGTCGGTATTCGTTGTGAATCAACGATAATTTGAATAGTTGTTCCTGGGTATATTTTTTGAATCAAACAGGTCCAATGGTTTATCCAACGTTTCTGCTACAACAATTCCCTTAATAAATGGTATATGATTTACTATAATTAAGGAAAGGATTTAGGTTTATCTCTAACCATTTTAATTACTTTGAGCATCTTCGGGGCTTGTGCATTATGTAGGAGTGTTTCGTATAATGTGGGCTTCGTATACTGATACGAAGGGGTACACCATCAATTTGTGGTTGTTTTGTAACAAAGTTAGTCGTTCGTATTAATAATGTATAACTATGAAACATCATTTCATTAGTTTGAATACCGGGGAATTAGCATGAAAATATTAGTAAAAAGATGTTTTctggaagaaagaagaaaaaacctTTTCACAATAGTGTCTTCGGAAAAAAGAATTAAACGAAAGATTTCCAAGAAATTATTCTCCGTCATAAAAGATGTAATCGTAAAGTtggttattttttataaataggtATTAGCTTGCTTTTTATATTGAAGTGAAATATGGACAAATTATATAAGAGATAGATGATAGAATATAATGTGAACAAGATAGATAAAAGAAGGAAAATGCATGCTAAATGAAGCAGCTCTTAAggtttcacttaacgtgcataaaaaagttgtacgttttcatattaaaagctcacctcctgatttttatggtaagtgtacaactacaAGCAtgcatgtttgttttttttcgaaagaaaaagaagcaTATTCCAGGAATTTGctctatatataatcatatcttccttttttttttcctggaCTGCAGTTTTTGGGAGCTTTCATCTATTGCCACTTTTCTACTATACTTGTAAGttctttttgtttaagttgaGCTTAATTCAGTTCAGGTATCGCAATATATTCTCATTcctctatatatttatattatatttaagtaGTGAGATTCAAACACAAACACGTGTTTTGTGAATATCCAAGACATTTTATCATTAGATCATATGGTATATACAGTTGTATGGAGTATGTTATGTTTCTATATTCTCATGCATTTCTTGGAAATAACATACACTAGTATATACCCTGCCGAAAAGAttcatttcttgcatttttgACTTAGCTTGTTTCTATATATGTATGACCCTTTTGGATTTTCTTTcgaaagaaacttttttttttcccggaTTCTGGTTAAGTTCTGGGTCCATGTTGAATAGAACAACAATGACGACGGATATACTCAATCTTGCGTATGGAGATTGCTTACTGAAAGACCTTTGACCCATATTGGATTAAATTCGATCATGTGAATATTGGGTGgctctatctatctatatatatttaggtgAATATCATTAGGTGTAGTCTTTGCTTACTAAGTTTCACAAGATTTAATTAAACCGTAAAATTATCTATTCTGGTGTGCCATGTTAGTCTTCTTTCAGCTTTCATTCATTGCTTTTACAGGATTCTGATTCTTGTTTTTAACTGTAGGTATATATAGCATAGTAAATGAACactgttttatttgtttttatattgtcTTACTTCAAGTAGTTATAAAGTAACAGAAAGACATATTATAGACTAATTACTGATACATTGCATTTCCTGTTTTTTGTTCAACAGGCAGgaaaatatatacaacatatacTAATCAATAGTAATTAAACCGGTTAAGATGAACACGGGTGATAAAGAAAGGGCTGAGGCATCCACTTTTGTTGGTGGTCCACAAGACACCCGTTTGCTGGCCAAAGAAAAGGAGAAAACAGAAACAGTCCCGTTTTATAAGCTATTTGCTTTTGCGGATTCCACTGATTACATATTGATGATTGTTGGTACGCTTGGCGCCATAGCTAATGGAGTATGTACGCCACTCATGACTATTCTCTTCGGCGAACTTGTTGAATCTTTTGGCGAGAATAATGATGAAGTGGTTGATGCTGTTACCAAGGTACCATAATGAtacaatatatgtttatattatttgttttgttaCTATTATGTGTTATTGATTAATAAACTGTTTTGGCATATAGGTAGTGCTGAAATTCATTTACCTTGGTATTGGGTGTGGCATTGCAGCATTTCTCCGtaagtatttatataattattacttaTACAATGCTTTTAAAAAAACAGATAAACAGAGAAGGTTTTCTTTTTTCGGATTATTAGGGATAGCAAGCCAGTTTGACTCAGATTAACGGCCTAACCAATTTCCTGGCTTATATACTCGTAATTGTTTAGACAAGTTAATAAAGTCGTCCTTATATATGCTATGCAATAATAGCAATAGTAACTGAAGCTGTACAAAAATGGTCACTATCTAACACATATTCGATCCTCATTATTTCATATTGCATAGTAACTTCCAAAACGCAATGCCAGACAAccttataattataaaagtctAATTATTCTAATAAAAATATCGTGCGTTTTGCAGAGGTGACAATGTGGATGATAACGGGAGAAAGACAGGCTGCAAGAATTAGAAATCTGTATCTGAaaaccattttgagacaagatcTTTCCTTCTTTGACAGGGAAACAAATACAGGGGAAGTTATTGGCAGAATGTCAGGTGATACCATCCTCATACAAGATGCAATTGGCGAGAAGGTTTGTTAACCTGTTGCGTTCAAATATTTTAGAGACGTAGCTTGTAGACAACTAATTAAATATCATCCGGTTTTGCAGGTTGGAAAATTCACACAGCTAGCGTCAACGTTTATGGGAGGTCTCGTGATAGCATTTATTAAGGGATGGCTTCTTACACTTGTCATGTTAAGTGCGATCCCTCCTATGGTGCTATCTGGTGCATTTATGTCAATAACTATAGCTAAGATGGCATCACGGGGCCAAACTGCTTATGGTAAAGCAGCGGTTGTAGTCGAAGAATCAATTGGCTCAATCAGGACGGTAATAATAATTTCTCAGAGTTTTGTGAtataattacaattttttttactgATCACCATATTTCTTTGGTTATAGGTTGCTTCTTTCACCGGGGAGAAAAAGGCTGTGGCTGATTACAATAAATTCCTTGTAAACGCTTACAATTCTAGCGTTCATGAAGGCCTGGCTACTGGCCTTGGTCTCGGGACAATGATGCTCATCATATTCTGTAGTTATGCCCTGGCTGCTTGGTATGGTGCAAAGTTGATAATTGAAAAGGGGTACTCTGGTGCAACTGTGATTACTGTAATGTTCTCTGTGCTGATTGGATCCATGTAAGCAACAAAAAATTTCTTTCTAATTCTACTTTATGAGAGGTAGCGAGTTTAACCGAGTAAAGTTTTATCTTTAAGTTGTTTCATATAAACTCCTTAAAATGAGACCTATTGAACAGGTCTAACGGGTCAAAAATTGTCCAAAGTGCATTTATTGGGTAGTGATAGTACACCAATAGTTTCTAGCTGTACACCACTCCTCCGGTCCTCCTTTCCCATTTCCATTTACTAGTGCAACCAAATAAGAGAAGTCTTTCTCATTCCTTTTTTCCGCTTTCCATTTCAccgaaccaaacacccccttaactATTTatagaaaagattaatttttgaagaaaaagtgtTTCTGCCGTATTGACCCATTCCAATAGATTACCCGATTTTGTTGGGTAATCGATTGTATGTATTGGCACGTAATTGATTGTATGTATTGGCAcgtaaaaaaaagggtaaatgggtggAAACGCCAtggtcccatgtaccatttTGGTACCCCAGAGTGCACACCGCATGGAACTCATGCCCATGGAAGCACCATCCTAACACATAGAGCACTAGATATATTACTACACTTGCCTTTGACAAAATTTGAACCTGTGACCTTGAAGTCTTCATCTTGTGGTCTCATGTGGTCACATGGTAGCGGTACCAGTTAATCTAACGTATTGAACAAACAAATGAATTTTATTGAATCAAATCAGTGTGTACATCTACATCAATCTTGAAACCTAATGACCTATTTATACTTGTCTATTGTCGGAGTTTTACTCCCAATCGACATGGTGCTTCGCAGGTCATACCTCCTCTTGAATCTGTGTGTCGCTTGGTTATGTACGcttaaagaataaaggatttTGTCACAAGCTTGGTATGGGTGCCAATCGATATTTTTCGGTACAGTTTGCAGTTCTTTTTTGCCCAAGTTCGATGTCAGTGGAACCGGTTCGGTACGATTCTGGTACCGATATCATCCCTATTTCTTTGTATACGTTGGTTGCAAATGCCTATGCCAACCATACCACATCCTCACCTCACCCATTCTACCACATCACCAAGAGCTCCCCCTGTCCCCATCACATCCTCACCTCATCCtcaaaacaactttttttattgGTTGATAAACCCCCATGTCCCCACCCAAACCCCACCACTCTTCCCTCCCCTGATTGTTCCACGTGTAAATCTAGATGAAGGATGAAGATGCGAGTTGAGGACGAGCCGATGCCATCCATACGTCCTCACGATAAGGTTAAGGATGAGTGAGGACGTGATGGTTGGCATGGGCCTAAGAAACTACACCCTcgtttcttttgttttaacCCGAATAAACCTGTGTACGCAAATGTACCATCTGCTAACATCTTACTTACAATATCTAATCCTACATTtaacttattatatttttgtatttgtgcTTTAATCGTCGAATGTGGTGTTCTTCAGGTCTCTGGGGCAGGCGTCTCCATGTTTGAGTGCATTTGCTTCAGGCCAGGCAGCAGcttttaaaatgtttgaaaCTATAAACAGAAAGCCTGAAATAGACACATATGACACAAACGGTAAAGTATTAAGTGATATTCGTGGTGATATCGAATTACAAGATGTGTATTTCACATATCCGGCAAGACCAGATGAGGAAATATTCAGTGGATTCTCCCTTAGTATCTCAAGTGGCACAACTGCAGCTTTGGTCGGTCAAAGTGGAAGCGGGAAATCAACTGTGATCAGCTTAATAGAGAGATTTTATGATCCTCAAGCAGGGGAAGTTCTTATTGATGATATTAATATCAAAGAATTCCAGCTTAAGTGGATTAGAGAGAAAATTGGTCTTGTTAGCCAAGAACCTGTTCTGTTCACATCAAGCATTAAGGACAATATTATGTACGGGAAAAATGGTGCATCTAATGATGAGATTAGAGTTGCAGTTGAGCTCGCAAATGCTGCCAAATTTATAGACAACCTCCCTCAGGTTTTACCTTAAGACTTGCATtcccatacatatatatctttttaaggTTTACTTTTTCCTAAACTTTTTGTTGGTTTTGGAACATTTAGGGACTGGACACGATGGTTGGTGAGCATGGAACACAACTTTCTGGCGGACAGAAGCAAAGAATAGCCATAGCCAGAGCGATTCTGAAAGATCCTCGAATCCTTCTTTTAGATGAAGCAACTAGTGCACTTGATGCAGAATCCGAGAGAGTTGTGCAGGAAGCATTGGACAGGATAATGGTAAATAGAACAACTGTCATTGTTGCACATCGTCTAAGTACGATAAAAAATGCCGACATGATTGCAGTTATTCATCGTGGAAGGATGGTTGAGAAAGGTACatgttatatatgatatatatatataaagtgttaaacacttaaataatgataattagttatacacgatgttagttttatggtcttttaatgcatcaaaatgtagtttttaagtgttctcactgtgttcttattttaacattgttcttatttgactgtccccctatatatatatatatatatatattccaggTTTAACTGATTCAAAAGAATAACTAGTGCTTGAAAATTGATCAGGATCACATTCCGAGCTACTCCGGGATCCAGAAGGAGCATATTCTCAACTTATAAAATTGCAAGAGATTGATTGTGAATTAGGACGACATGGCTCAGACAACCAAGATATGGAACTCAGTCCCCGCCACTCAATGAATGTCTCTATTAATGGAGTGCCTGCACAAATTAGTGTCCCTTCAGGCGAGTCTCTGGGGACTGAACTAGATCAAGCTTCAGAAAAACCTCCAAAAGTCCCACTCCGAAGGCTTGCATATCTCAATAAGCCAGAGGTGCTGGTAATCATATTGGGTGCAATAGCTGGTATTATAAATGGAACAATCTACCCAATTTTTGGCTTACTACTCGCTGGCATGATCAAGACCTTCTTTGAACCACCTAAGGAAATGAAAAGTGACTCAAGATTCTGGGCTCTAATGTTCATAGTCCTGGGAGTGGTATCATTTTTCGCTTATCCGGGAAGATCTTACCTTTTTGCTGTTGCTGGATCTAAGCTAATAAGAAGGATCAGATCGTTATGCTTTGAAAAGGTGATTAACATGGAGGTAGGTTGGTTTGATAAGCCAGAAAACTCAAGTGGTGCAATTGGTGCAAGGCTGTCAACAGATGCAGCCAATGTTCGTGGTTTAGTCGGAGACTCACTAGCTCAGCTTGTTCAACATTCAACGTCGGCTATTACTGGTTTGGTAATAGCTTTTACAGCGTGCTGGCAGTTGGCTCTTATAATTCTGGGCCTCATTCCCCTAATGGGTGTTAATGGATATGTTCAAATGCAATTCTTGAAAGGGTTCAGTGCAGATGCTAAGAAGATGTATGAGGAAGCAAGTCAGGTGGCAAATGATGCGGTTGGGAGCATAAGAACAGTGGCTTCATTTTGCGCAGAAGAAAAAGTGATGGAACTTTATAGAATTAAATGTGAGGGTCCCAAGAAAACAGGGATTAAACAAGGTTTCATCAGCGGGATTGGGTTTGGAATgtcctttttctttcaattctGTATGTATGGAACCAGCTTTTATGCTGGTGCACGGTTTGTTGAGGCTGGAAAGACTACATTTAGAGATGTATTGAGGGTATTTTTTGCTTTGATAATGGCAACCTTAGGCATATCTCAGTCAAGCACGTTTGCCCCAGATATAAGCAAAGCGAAAAGTTCTGCAGTATCAGTTTTCACTATTCTAGATAGAAAGTCGGAGATTGACCCGAGTGATGAATCAGGTGTGATATTAGACACGGTTAAGGGTGAAATTGAGCTCAATCACATTAGCTTTAAGTATCCAACTAGACCTGATGTTGAGATATTTCGTGATCTATGCTTAACCATCCATAGTGGCAAGACAGTGGCGTTGGTTGGTGAAAGTGGAAGTGGGAAGTCAACAGTTATCCAACTCCTGCAAAGATTTTACAATCCAGATTCAGGTTCTATCACGCTGGACGGTGTTGAGTTACAAAAGTTTCAACTCAAGTGGCTCAGGATGCAAATGGGTCTGGTGAGCCAAGAGCCAGTGCTGTTCAATCACACCATCGGAGCTAATATTGCTTATGGAAAAGACGGTGATGCCACTGAGGCTGAAATAGTTGCTGCTTCCGAGTTGGCCAATGCCCACAAGTTCATTAGTGGGTTACACCAGGGTTACAATACCATGGTAGGGGAAAGAGGAGTGCAAATGTCGGGTGGGCAGAAACAAAGAGTAGCAATAGCCAGAGCCATTGTCAAAAGTCCAAAGATACTATTACTGGATGAAGCTACAAGCGCACTGGATGCCGAGTCAGAAAGAGTGGTTCAAGATGCATTGGATCGGGTCATGGTTAACAGGACCACAGTGGTGGTTGCTCATCGATTGTCAACCATCAAGAATGCAGATGTAATTGCAGTGGTCAAGAATGGAGTGATTGTTGAGAAAGGAAAGCATGAAAAGCTAATCAATATCCAGGACGGGTTCTATGCATCTTTAGTTTCACTTCATATGAGCTCTGACCATTAGCCATAGAACATGTatttcaatttttcaatttgtttttcaGAATCTTCAATTATGTATGGACTTAAAACAGGTCCGTATCTCTAGAAATTTTGCAACCTTTTGGGAGGATGTCAATGGAAAATGAATTgataagaaatgaaatgggGATTTGCGTTCTAGATTCATGAGTTGAGTTCTCACCTCTTCCTAGTTAATTTTTGTATAACATGACGTTTTTTAATCGTGTATGTCAACATCTGTTCAccttatttttatgtatgtctGTCTTTTAGATGTAGTCTTTTAGTGCTTTTAGCTTGTTTCTTAATGTATTCATCTGTTTGTACGTATATACACATccatataaaattattaactaGCTGTATTAATCCGACCTTTTCCTTGCAGGCAAAAATAATTCACTACAgtttcttttgttattttagCCTAAATCAACCCAAgacaagtaaaaaaaacaaaaacagcaTCATTTTATTTCCTGATTCAGCTTCTTTGTTTATGGCTTTACAAGTAGTTAGAGTTTCCAACTTGTTAGCAGTAAATTTACCGTATAAGCTAGTATGATAAATGCCTCTGGTGATGGTGTTCAAGACTCTGGGTTGGCCAAAGAAAatttaagggaaaaaaaaaagcaaaactGTGCCATTTATAAGCTCTTTGCTTTTGCAGATTGGACTGATTACATGTTTGATGTTTGCTGGTATTGTTGGTGCCATCAGCAATGGAATATGCATGCCACTCGTGGCTATATCAACTCTTTTGGTTAGAACCAGTCTTATGATGTAGTCCATATTGatttcaaggtataacagaaaAGTTACAAAACTCATTCTCATTATTTGTTATTATCACCATTTCTTATTGATCAATTAACTGACTGGAAATGGGCCATAGGTCGGTAGAACCAGAGAGTAGCTACTGCTAGAGCCATTGTAAAATATCCCAAGATACTACTGCTGGATGAGGCAACAAGCACACTCGATGCCGAGTCAGAAAGAGTTGTTCAAGACACATTGGACCCCGTCCACGGTGGTAGTTGCATATCGGTTGCCAACCATTAAGGGAGCAGAAGTCATTGCAGTTGTCAGGAAGGTAATCATGAATAAAGAAAAGCACGAAAATCTAACGCGTATTCAGAGCGAATTCTATGCATCTTTAGTTGCACTTCACATAAGATGATCTCTTTTATTAGTCTAATCTGTTAATcacttttttttgtaatatcCAAATATGAATTGGAATGACAATATAGGTTCATAATTAGTTGAATATTAATGGAGAATGAATGAACTGAAATGAAAGGAAAAACAAAGATGAGTATGATCTGGTATGATACAAGGTAGTACATGAACACAAAAGAATACGAACCCTAGTACTCGACATCTAGCTGAAACAACTTGATAGAAATGTACGTGGGCTCCTAAGATATCCGGAATAAAAGAAGGTGTGAACTGTAATAATAAGTGAGACTGAGATTAGGTTTGGAGCATCAATTTACATACCTTTGTGTGTGTATGCTGAGCTCGGCTAGTTGAGGTTGGAAAAACTATAAAACACATGTCATCAATTATTATTTGTTCGGACAATGTTAGCACTTGCAGCATCTCAATTTAACCTCGCCTGATGAGTTCTGATATCGGAAATCAGAAATTGACCCGACTTACGAAATGAAAATGGCAATggtcacacaaaaaaaaaatcaagcttCAGCACATCAGCATTAGATATCTCACATGAACCCATGTTGAGATATTCCATGATCTATACTGACCATCCATAGTAGCAAAACAGGAACATTCTTTGGAGAGAAGAGAGTCGAAGTGGGAAAGCAAGCAAAGCAAATGTTATCTTCCTCGGTAACTACAATCCAGTTACGAGTTGTACCCTGCTAGAAGGTTCTGACTTCTGAGTTACAAAAAAACTCAACTCAGGTGGCTCAAACCGCAGATGGGTCTTGTAAGTAAAGACCCCTCTTGTTCAGAGACACCATCCGAGCCTACATCATGTTTAAAATACGGTGGTATGAGTGCAGGAGTGCAAATGTCAGGTCTACAGAAACAAGGAGCAGCAACTGCTAGAACCTTTGTTAAGATTCCCAAGATCCTAAATGAAGCTACAAGTGCACTCGATGCGGAGTTAAACTAAAGCGGCTCAACGATGCATCCAACGACTTTTAATGGTGGTTCTCGCATATGGCCTAATAGTTGAGAAGATAACATAACTTGTACATTACTCTCTTTGGAAAGAAAAAACCCCCTTTTCAatgaaaaatttattatatgcctattttaaattatgaaaaagTTTATCTGTTTTTTGCAATATACGTTCTtgattttcataattaaaacTAAAGAGATATACGCTATAATATACTGCTAAGTAAAGCACATTGTTAACCACACCATGTTCGTGGTTGCTCATGAGATGTCAACCATTAAGAAAGGAAGCAGGTGCTATTACATTTCTCAAGAATGGTAATTGTTAATAATGGAAggtatgaaaatttaatatatatcacaGACACATTCTATGTAATTACGTATAATGCATCTTAGTTGTACTTTACATCAGCCCTTCCAATTAACCCC
It encodes:
- the LOC122606781 gene encoding ABC transporter B family member 4-like, producing MNTGDKERAEASTFVGGPQDTRLLAKEKEKTETVPFYKLFAFADSTDYILMIVGTLGAIANGVCTPLMTILFGELVESFGENNDEVVDAVTKVVLKFIYLGIGCGIAAFLQVTMWMITGERQAARIRNLYLKTILRQDLSFFDRETNTGEVIGRMSGDTILIQDAIGEKVGKFTQLASTFMGGLVIAFIKGWLLTLVMLSAIPPMVLSGAFMSITIAKMASRGQTAYGKAAVVVEESIGSIRTVASFTGEKKAVADYNKFLVNAYNSSVHEGLATGLGLGTMMLIIFCSYALAAWYGAKLIIEKGYSGATVITVMFSVLIGSMSLGQASPCLSAFASGQAAAFKMFETINRKPEIDTYDTNGKVLSDIRGDIELQDVYFTYPARPDEEIFSGFSLSISSGTTAALVGQSGSGKSTVISLIERFYDPQAGEVLIDDINIKEFQLKWIREKIGLVSQEPVLFTSSIKDNIMYGKNGASNDEIRVAVELANAAKFIDNLPQGLDTMVGEHGTQLSGGQKQRIAIARAILKDPRILLLDEATSALDAESERVVQEALDRIMVNRTTVIVAHRLSTIKNADMIAVIHRGRMVEKGSHSELLRDPEGAYSQLIKLQEIDCELGRHGSDNQDMELSPRHSMNVSINGVPAQISVPSGESLGTELDQASEKPPKVPLRRLAYLNKPEVLVIILGAIAGIINGTIYPIFGLLLAGMIKTFFEPPKEMKSDSRFWALMFIVLGVVSFFAYPGRSYLFAVAGSKLIRRIRSLCFEKVINMEVGWFDKPENSSGAIGARLSTDAANVRGLVGDSLAQLVQHSTSAITGLVIAFTACWQLALIILGLIPLMGVNGYVQMQFLKGFSADAKKMYEEASQVANDAVGSIRTVASFCAEEKVMELYRIKCEGPKKTGIKQGFISGIGFGMSFFFQFCMYGTSFYAGARFVEAGKTTFRDVLRVFFALIMATLGISQSSTFAPDISKAKSSAVSVFTILDRKSEIDPSDESGVILDTVKGEIELNHISFKYPTRPDVEIFRDLCLTIHSGKTVALVGESGSGKSTVIQLLQRFYNPDSGSITLDGVELQKFQLKWLRMQMGLVSQEPVLFNHTIGANIAYGKDGDATEAEIVAASELANAHKFISGLHQGYNTMVGERGVQMSGGQKQRVAIARAIVKSPKILLLDEATSALDAESERVVQDALDRVMVNRTTVVVAHRLSTIKNADVIAVVKNGVIVEKGKHEKLINIQDGFYASLVSLHMSSDH